The following proteins are encoded in a genomic region of Comamonas resistens:
- a CDS encoding general secretion pathway protein C: MRRLSFSSGQGNAMPVKLTTLLLWAGAAGIVVFWGLRFASHSGSEAPVVAAAQPVQANAQALAKALGAVALPASGPAVTPVASRYALMGVVAGRESGAGAVVIAVGGQPAKAVRVGEAVEEGVILQSLSTREARLGPANGPAATVLELPRPAIAAFN; the protein is encoded by the coding sequence ATGCGACGCTTATCTTTCAGCTCCGGTCAGGGCAATGCCATGCCCGTCAAACTCACCACCCTGCTGCTGTGGGCAGGAGCAGCGGGGATTGTCGTTTTCTGGGGGCTGCGCTTTGCAAGCCACTCAGGCAGCGAAGCCCCTGTGGTGGCTGCCGCGCAGCCGGTGCAGGCCAATGCTCAGGCCTTGGCCAAGGCGCTGGGTGCCGTGGCCTTGCCCGCCAGCGGCCCTGCAGTGACGCCCGTGGCCAGCCGCTATGCGCTGATGGGCGTGGTGGCAGGACGCGAGTCGGGTGCTGGCGCTGTGGTGATTGCCGTGGGTGGTCAGCCCGCCAAGGCTGTGCGGGTGGGTGAGGCCGTGGAAGAGGGGGTGATCCTGCAATCCCTGAGCACGCGCGAAGCCCGCCTGGGGCCTGCCAATGGGCCGGCCGCCACGGTGCTGGAGTTACCCAGGCCGGCGATTGCGGCTTTCAACTGA